Proteins from one Bos indicus x Bos taurus breed Angus x Brahman F1 hybrid chromosome 19, Bos_hybrid_MaternalHap_v2.0, whole genome shotgun sequence genomic window:
- the WIPI1 gene encoding WD repeat domain phosphoinositide-interacting protein 1 isoform X1, with protein MEAEGADGASGGAEAALSCFSFNQDCTSLAIGTKAGYKLFSLSSVEQLDHVHGSNDTPDVYIVERLFSSSLVVVVSHTKPRQMNVYHFKKGTEICNYSYSGNILAIRLNRQRLLVCLEESIYIHNIKDMKLLKTILDIPANPTGLCALSINHSNSYVAYPGSLTTGEIVLYDGHSLKPVCTIAAHEGTLAAIAFNSSGSRLASASEKGTVIRVFSVPDGQKLYEFRRGMKRYVTISSLAFSMDSQFLCASSNTETVHIFKLEHLANSRPEEPSTWTGYMGKMFLAASSYLPTQVSDMMNQDRAFATGRLGFSGHRNICTLATIQKLPRLLVVSSSGHLYVYNLDPQDGGDCVLIKTHSLLGSGTSEENKENDLRPPLPQSYAATVARPSASAASTVPGYSEDGGALRGEVIPEHEFATGPVCLDDENEFPPITSCRGDQQDKATPS; from the exons ATGGAGGCCGAAGGCGCGGACGGCGCCTCGGGCGGGGCGGAGGCAGCGCTTAGCTGCTTCTCCTTCAACCAGGACTGCAC GTCCCTCGCCATCGGAACCAAGGCCGGGTACAAGCTGTTCTCCCTGAGCTCCGTGGAACAGCTGGACCACGTCCACGGAAGca ATGACACCCCCGACGTGTACATTGTGGAGCGCCTCTTCTCCAGcagcctggtggtggtggtgagccACACGAAGCCGCGCCAGATGAACGTGTACCACTTCAAGAAGGGCACGGAGATCTGCAACTACAGCTACTCCGGCAACATCCTGGCCATCAGGCTGAACCGGCAG AGGCTGCTGGTCTGCCTGGAGGAGTCCATTTACATTCACAACATCAAGGACATGAAGCTTCTGAAAACCATCCTGGATATTCCCGCAAACCCCACAG GTCTGTGCGCGCTCTCCATCAACCATTCCAATTCCTACGTGGCCTACCCCGGGAGCCTGACCACAGGCGAGATTGTGCTCTACGATGGACACTCCCTG AAGCCCGTGTGCACCATTGCTGCCCACGAGGGCACGCTGGCCGCCATCGCCTTCAACTCCTCGGGCTCCAGGCTGGCCAGCGCCTCAGAGAAG GGCACTGTCATCCGGGTATTCTCCGTTCCCGACGGGCAGAAGCTCTATGAGTTCCGGAGAGGGATGAAAAG GTACGTGACCATCAGCTCCCTGGCTTTCAGCATGGACTCGCAGTTCCTCTGCGCCTCTAGCAACACAGAGACCGTGCACATCTTCAAGCTGGAGCATCTCGCCAACAG CCGACCCGAGGAGCCCTCAACCTGGACCGGCTACATGGGGAAGATGTTCCTGGCTGCATCCAGCTACCTCCCCACCCAGGTGTCCGACATGATGAACCAGGACAGGGCCTTCGCCACCGGGCGTCTGGGCTTCTCCGGCCACAGGAACATCTGCACCCTCGCCAC GATCCAGAAGCTGCCGCGGCTCCTGGTCGTCTCGTCCAGTGGGCACCTTTACGTCTACAACCTGGACCCTCAGGACGGAGGAGACTGTGTCCTAATCAAGACCCACAG CTTGCTTGGCTCAGGAACCAgcgaagagaataaagaaaatgacCTCAGACCGCCCTTACCTCAGTCTTACGCCGCGACGGTAGCCAGGCCAAGCGCGTCCGCAGCCTCCACCGTGCCGG GTTACTCCGAGGACGGCGGGGCGCTCCGCGGGGAGGTCATTCCCGAACACGAGTTTGCAACGGGACCGGTTTGTCTGGACGACGAGAACGAGTTCCCTCCT
- the WIPI1 gene encoding WD repeat domain phosphoinositide-interacting protein 1 isoform X2 — MNVYHFKKGTEICNYSYSGNILAIRLNRQRLLVCLEESIYIHNIKDMKLLKTILDIPANPTGLCALSINHSNSYVAYPGSLTTGEIVLYDGHSLKPVCTIAAHEGTLAAIAFNSSGSRLASASEKGTVIRVFSVPDGQKLYEFRRGMKRYVTISSLAFSMDSQFLCASSNTETVHIFKLEHLANSRPEEPSTWTGYMGKMFLAASSYLPTQVSDMMNQDRAFATGRLGFSGHRNICTLATIQKLPRLLVVSSSGHLYVYNLDPQDGGDCVLIKTHSLLGSGTSEENKENDLRPPLPQSYAATVARPSASAASTVPGYSEDGGALRGEVIPEHEFATGPVCLDDENEFPPITSCRGDQQDKATPS, encoded by the exons ATGAACGTGTACCACTTCAAGAAGGGCACGGAGATCTGCAACTACAGCTACTCCGGCAACATCCTGGCCATCAGGCTGAACCGGCAG AGGCTGCTGGTCTGCCTGGAGGAGTCCATTTACATTCACAACATCAAGGACATGAAGCTTCTGAAAACCATCCTGGATATTCCCGCAAACCCCACAG GTCTGTGCGCGCTCTCCATCAACCATTCCAATTCCTACGTGGCCTACCCCGGGAGCCTGACCACAGGCGAGATTGTGCTCTACGATGGACACTCCCTG AAGCCCGTGTGCACCATTGCTGCCCACGAGGGCACGCTGGCCGCCATCGCCTTCAACTCCTCGGGCTCCAGGCTGGCCAGCGCCTCAGAGAAG GGCACTGTCATCCGGGTATTCTCCGTTCCCGACGGGCAGAAGCTCTATGAGTTCCGGAGAGGGATGAAAAG GTACGTGACCATCAGCTCCCTGGCTTTCAGCATGGACTCGCAGTTCCTCTGCGCCTCTAGCAACACAGAGACCGTGCACATCTTCAAGCTGGAGCATCTCGCCAACAG CCGACCCGAGGAGCCCTCAACCTGGACCGGCTACATGGGGAAGATGTTCCTGGCTGCATCCAGCTACCTCCCCACCCAGGTGTCCGACATGATGAACCAGGACAGGGCCTTCGCCACCGGGCGTCTGGGCTTCTCCGGCCACAGGAACATCTGCACCCTCGCCAC GATCCAGAAGCTGCCGCGGCTCCTGGTCGTCTCGTCCAGTGGGCACCTTTACGTCTACAACCTGGACCCTCAGGACGGAGGAGACTGTGTCCTAATCAAGACCCACAG CTTGCTTGGCTCAGGAACCAgcgaagagaataaagaaaatgacCTCAGACCGCCCTTACCTCAGTCTTACGCCGCGACGGTAGCCAGGCCAAGCGCGTCCGCAGCCTCCACCGTGCCGG GTTACTCCGAGGACGGCGGGGCGCTCCGCGGGGAGGTCATTCCCGAACACGAGTTTGCAACGGGACCGGTTTGTCTGGACGACGAGAACGAGTTCCCTCCT